GGTGTCCGCCGTGCAAAGCCGAAATGCCTGAATTCAACGATATGGACAAAGAATTCAAGAAGTCCGGCGAAGTTGTGCTGCTGGCGGTCAACATGACGGACGGCAGACGGGAGACAAAGAAAACTGCGACAGGATTTATTAAGGAGAATAAGTATGGCATGAAGGTCCTGTTTGATGAAAAAGGTACGGCAGCAGGGATTTACTCAATTCAGTACCTTCCTACGACCTATGTCATCGACGCAAAAGGCTTCGTACGCGGACA
Above is a window of Synergistaceae bacterium DNA encoding:
- a CDS encoding TlpA family protein disulfide reductase gives rise to the protein MKKKYVVFLIMVIALLGFAAAVPALENNAKAKNFTLMDLDGKSVSLDNYKGKVVVLNFWASWCPPCKAEMPEFNDMDKEFKKSGEVVLLAVNMTDGRRETKKTATGFIKENKYGMKVLFDEKGTAAGIYSIQYLPTTYVIDAKGFVRGQIIGGTTKEAVMKLVREAQ